The region ATTAATTTTAGATTCCACCAAAGCTTTTACTTTAGCTTCGTCCAATTTTCTTTCTTTAGCAATTCGTTTTACCTGAATCAGCGCCCCTTGAGGAGAAATATTAGGATCTAATCCACTTCCTGAAGCCGTCACCATATCTGAAGGAATATCAGATTTTTTTAAATAAGGATGAACCAATAAAAGCGTATCGATTCTTTTTTGAACCAAAGCCAGATAATCAGCATTGCTTGGACCTTTATTACTTCCGGCACTTCCGGCGGCATTATAATCTACAGCCGAAGGTCTTCCCCAGAAATAATTTGATTTATCGAACTTTTGTCCTATTTTTTGATAACCGACAACTTTGTCGTTAACGGTGATAGTTTCTCCTTTTCCTTGATTTGGAGCTAGCTGACCTATCCCGTAAATGGCTAAAGGGTAAATAACAATAAATAGCAATAGTAGTGCTACTGTAAGTTTTATGAGTGAGAATATGTTTTTCATTTTTTTTTATTTTAGAGGTTCTAAGGAACTAAGGTTCTAAGAGACTAAGAAAAAAACTTAGCACCTTTTTTTACATAAATAGTGCAA is a window of Flavobacterium crocinum DNA encoding:
- a CDS encoding K(+)-transporting ATPase subunit C; this translates as MKNIFSLIKLTVALLLLFIVIYPLAIYGIGQLAPNQGKGETITVNDKVVGYQKIGQKFDKSNYFWGRPSAVDYNAAGSAGSNKGPSNADYLALVQKRIDTLLLVHPYLKKSDIPSDMVTASGSGLDPNISPQGALIQVKRIAKERKLDEAKVKALVESKINSAIVGPETVNVLELNVALDALR